In Caloenas nicobarica isolate bCalNic1 chromosome 6, bCalNic1.hap1, whole genome shotgun sequence, the DNA window CAGGATCCCTCCTTGTGGAAGGACAATAGGCAGGCCCACCCCAGAAAGGTTGAGCTTTCCTGGCTTTGGAGGGGGTGCAGAAGGCGATGACTCCTTGGAAGGAGACCCTGACGGCTCTGGTGGGTGTGCAAATTTGCTGACGAGGCGGTCCACTGAAGGTCTCTTGGACTCATGGTACTCAGTGGAGCTGGTGGACTTGATGCTGGAGTTTCGCTGAGGTGTTGGAGGTGGTTTCTTCCCTCCGGGGCTTGATGTCTTGCCGGTCTTTTTGACTGGAGACCCTGATTTGTCAAGGGGGGGAGAACCTGCAGAGGAAGCCGGggaaggaggtggaggaggaaacacTAAGCTGCTCTCTGGTGGAGGAGGGGGGAAATCTGGTGAGGGAGCGGAGGCGGGCTGCCATTTGGGCTTTGCCTTCACTGCTGGAGGCGACTGTGGAGCCACACTCAGTGGAAGGGGTTTCAGAGGCTGAGGCTCAGTGGCaggtggggtgggagggggtgggAACTGGCTGACTATCTGTTTCACCACCGACGGCGCTGGGGACTGAGGGGACGGAGGGGGCTTCACAGAGAAGCTCTGCTGCTTTGGGAATGTCGGGGGAGGAGTGGGGccgggaggggctgggggcagcggaGGCACCTGGGGAGAGGTGACACTCGGTTGTTTCTTTATTGCAAGGGGCaaaggagctggcacagggGGGGTGACATGCGTGCCCCCTGGTGACGCTGCCTTTCCAGCAGGCTGTGGGGGGAGCGCTGCCGTGACAGGCTTTGGGGGGGCCTGTGGCGGTGGCGGGGCAggcacaggaggaggaggtggtggcaACGAGGAGGCGGCAGTGGCAGTGGCCTGGCTTAGACTGGGTTGAACTTGATGGATTTTGGGGGGCGGTGGTGGCGGTGTGAACTGTGGCACAGAGGGGGCACAAGGTGCCGGCTTCAGTTGTGCCATGGCTGAACCCGGTGTGGGGGGAGGCGGCGGAGGGGGGGGAGGCGGCATGACACCGTTGGGGGGCACCAGCATCTGAGCCTTTGCTgaggccggggggggcggggggggctgctgcacagcaggagCTTTGGAGAAAGGCCCGCCATGCTGGGCAGCGTTCTGCAACCTGGTGATGGTGCTGTACTTGACAAACATGGTGGCGGGAGAGCCCGCGGACGGGGCggcctggctggggagggggggcgggggcggcggcggggggggcggcggcggcggcggcgggggcggggggggcagcgggggggccgGCTGCGAGGCTGCGTACGGGGCCGCCGCTTTCGtctgtggggacacaggggctgCGACAGACGTGAAGGGCCGACCTGCAGGCTCCATTCGGGCCTATTGGGAAGGGATTTTTAGTGAAagtggaaagggagaaaaagaaagacatagggagagagagagagggagggagggagacaAAGAGATTATAAAGTCAAGGTCTAAATGTGCCTgtcattaaaaattaagtgGCAGATTACAGCATGCAGGAAGTATTAGCAAAACAATGCAGCAAGAGACAGCTCTGTACGCTGACCAGCCTGGAGcgggtggggagggagagaaccaGCAGAGCCAGGTGTGCTCCAAACGGGGCTGGATGTCAGGGAGAAAATACAGCAGCCTTGTCGCGTCTTGGCGCACGTACCAAAACAGAGCACGCCCCGGAGGCCACGGGCCATGACAGAGGACATCACCGAAACCCTGAACTGCTCCGAAACACATAAAGAGCAAGCTCTGCGCAGGGATACTACTGAGAACTTTCCACTACACACGCTCTGATATCCAAGACTGACAAGGGCAAAAAGAGGAAGAACTGAGATTTCCTAGGAAAATTTCCCCAGAAGGTAACGTTTTGAGATCTGCAAAAGAAAGTTAGCTTGAGAAAGAAAGGCTGGACATGCAACTATTACAcgaagcagaaaaagaaagacagggaaaaactGACTAGGGGAAGGAGCAATGGGAAAGCAGCAGGCAACGTTTTAGTCTACTCGCTGGGTTTCGTTCAAGTTAAATTACATCTCTAAAACTGTAAGCCTACATTCCTGTTAAAAAGATAGTTGCATTACTCAAGTTTATAAACATCCTCTTAACACAAAGTGGTCCAGCTACAAGCCAAGTTGTGAATTTCACAGTGCACAGCATAGAAACATGCATTAGAAATGCAATACCAACATGGCAAACTGACCACACCGGGTACCTATAGTTCATTAGCAGATACTTTGCCACAAGTTAGCCCAATTATGCTCATTTGCACTGTATGAGCAGGTTTTCATATTGCTTTGTTGTAAACACAGGTGCACACAGCCTCTATATGCGCAAAAGAACACCAAAAGGATTAGAGTCAGAAACAACAAACGGTGATTCACAACACACATGGGGTGTGCCTCTACCTGCCACATTAGCTCTGGAGGGCAGGAGTGTAACAAAGTTCTGGAGCTAAATCGAAGTGTTCACATAACAAAACACGAGAGAAATCTTGATCTCTTGCAAGCGTTAGTCTGTAAGTCACCATTCTGCCAATCACCCAGGTTAATGAATTTTCAAGTAGCAGCACCTGACCTTAGCTGTGCCCTGTATAAGGCACCCCGGGTGTGCTGAcctcagctgtgctgagcttCACTTTTGACACCTGAGACAGCAAAaggcaacaggaaaaataaaagcggCATAAAACAGAGAGGGAGACCAAGGCGTAACAGCACAGCTACCCCTGAATGGCAAGACCTTGGAGAATCTTGACTTTGTCGCTTAAAGCACACACAGTGAGTATGCATTTTAATGCCTCTTTCAATCTTAGATATATTTGAAAGAGAGAGGAATTTTCCTCAAATCTACTGATGACAGTCATCTTCACAGTGAGCAAATTAAACACTCAGGACAGGGAAAAGAATTTTGTGTATCTCAGGAGGGTGCCCCCCATCTCCACAGAATTAAATTTCCACAACCAGAAACATATTCAGTGATACTTTGGTTACAGAAGAACCTTGAAACAGATCATTGTACTTGTTTGTCCATATAACCATGTGATGTCTTTCTGGGTATCTTGAAAAATCACTTACTGCACGCTATTAATTCATATTTGTAATATCATGACTATCTGGAACCCTCAGAAATGCTATAAAAAAGTatctatttttcaaaataacaacagtacttttttttttagctctttttcCTATGAAAACAGGCTTTTGCAATTGAATTGTTTGCCATCTCTTTTCCTATGCCAGTTGGATTCTTTGGAAGTTTTAGTGCAATCCATCCCGGTGTTACACatgaagaagagaaatataACTTTTCTTGGATTTGTGCGTAGGAAGGAATTAAAATTGATGAAATCTTGAAACATGGATGGCCCTCAACAGGGGCCAGTCTCaatatcatatttttaaaatggctttaatCAGGTAGCATAAAAATTCTTGGGGTTTATTTAAATGAGCAATTGCCAGCAGCACTATGGACTTGGTAAGAACAACAGTGACCCCAGAGCGGTAAACTTCAAACTTTTCTCTAAAAGCTCCCAGAGAGTGTAGCAGGAAGATTTTCACATTAAACTCAAAACTTCAGGAAGCATTAATATTAGAGTTCTCATAGCAGTGCTCTCTCACCTCTATCAGATACGTTAGACAGACTCGAGTGCCCTATCTTTTGCATCGACACTCCTCCTGCAGAAATGGTGCACCCTGTGCACATAGACAAGGCATCTGCTGATGAACATGCACCAGGTGTTGCATCCATGCAGTAGAAAAATTTGGATCACAATTTAGCAAGCTACATTCCAGGTCTGAGTACTTCATTACTATTAGAAATAGACAATTTCCAAGCCAGCAGGCACTGCAGAAAAGTTACAAATTCCAAAGAATGCAGCCATGTCAGTTTTCACATTGTGCCACATGtgctttgtatttgaaaatgtcatgtcttgtgttatttttagttatttattgATGCACCAATGTCAGATGTAGTGACCCATGGTTTTAGTCTTAAAAAGCTTGCTTCTCTAGCTTGAACCTGGGGTCTGGGAAAGATTCAAAAGTGGCAGGAGTGAGGACAGCCTCTCATAGCCAATACACTTCCACGTGTAACCGCTGCGGTCAATACTGATGTCATGGCTGTTTGGGAACCTGGAAACTCCTTTGATTCTGACAACAAACAAGCTTAAGTGGCAATTCTGCTGTGTTTGGAACTATTCCCCAGGAACTACACCAGCCAACTACcacagaaaaggacagaaaactcACCAAACCACAACAGACCTGAGCCCCAGGCTTCTCTGGGTTAAAATCTTTGTAACTCTCTGCCAGCAACAGGAGATACCAAACCTGCCTCAATGCACAACTGCTGTCAAGTTTAGTACTTCTACTTTAACCATACCTATGGTTACTGTTTCCATTTCCACCCAGTATAATAGAAAACATTTGAGTAAAAACTACTGGAGTACTTCTTAAATAGACATACCTGTCTTCAGGTCTCAGTTATCCACATCTTTACAATGGAAAGATGTGGCTAGTTAACTGAAGAAATATCTTAGTGAAAGAATTTCATTCAACTTGTTAACAGCTGAtccttttattttgtctttattcaACATTAGTTAATAGGATTCTATGAGTGGGGGGCTTCTGTGCacacaaataaaagcaagaacagAAGATTCCGGGGCTGAATTCCCTGAAAAAGTGATACCTGAAAAAACAGTTATATGGCAGTGTGTGTCAATAACGTAGagtaaaaaagagaagaaatcccACTCAAGACAGAGGTGGAAGCGGTATCACTCTGTCTCATACATTTTGTTGGGCGCTGGTTCTCAAACTAAAGTCTTCTTGTTACCTTGCTGGATTCCTCCAGTTGAGTGCCTCGTTTCCAGGCCTCGGAGAACATGGAGCTGACGATACTTTGGGAACGGACATGTCCAGCTGGCTGGGTGTCAGAAACTCCACTGTCAGACTGATTAGAATGATTTGATTGAGattctgttttgaagaaagtTAAGAAACAGTTAGCATGTGTTTATGAATGCAAGAGTAAAGTCAGTGTGCTTATGATGCAACTCTGTGGGACATTTATTGGTCACACTTGTTAAATACGTTATCCCACCACAGGACATTGCTCCCACTAACTGCTGCATAAGCTCTAGCTCACATCCAGGCCGTTGctgtgtgaaaaacaaaacagtgcaaCAGATCCCTGGTATTAACCAAATCTGAAGCTCCACAAAGATGACAGCATGTCAGATACGCAGCAAAGTAAAAACACACTGCAGCTGTATAGGTTGTGAAACACCCAACGGCTCCTGTACTTTGTGAAAGCCCCATTTAATGCAGTGCACACAGCCTGCTCTCCCCAGCACTCCTTCCCAGCACAACCTTAGAAACAGACACTGGACACAGGCTGAGGACAGGCGAACTACACCAGCCGAGGCAGCAGTCTGCTCCTGACCGCTCCATTCctcaagggaagggaaggaaggatgCACATCCTGCAACTAGCAAAGGCAGATGATGCTCTGGGCCCATGGCATATCTTGAAAAGACAGCAGCACCCAGTGCGAGACTGATTTAACCAGCCTGGCACCTGCTTTCTGTGTAGTCCCAAGCCGTCCTGGGGAAAAAGAGCATCCAGGACAGCTGGACTGCAGCTCTGGCAGAACACGCATGACTGGTGGGCTGTGGCTCAGCCCCCCTGGAAGAGAAACTTTATCAGGAAAACAACCCGCTTGGATAGAGAAATTGGCAGTAACTGAGAATTTACTGCTACATCTGGCAAGCTGTTCCACACAGTTCAAAAACCATGGTACCTTCACAGTTAGGCTGAATTTGTTCAGCTCATTCTCACAGGCTACTTTCTGGACCTTTCTAAGTCAGTAACATTACTTCCTAACCTGTATCTGTGATGGACAAAACACTTTCACACAATAATCTGTTTTCAATAATGCAATTTGCCTCTGAGGGTTCAGAATAACCTGGCAAAGCGTCAATCAGCTCTGAACAGTGAAATGAGACTATATAAACCATCCATTTTTAAACTGTTATAAACAGGAGCATACTACTGCAGGCACACACAGTTTGACACGAGAACAGAAACAGGATTTTCAAAGTTTGTCTCGAAAGAGATTGTTCGGATCTTTGCCTTTGGGCAGGGACTAGTTCTCATTTTCCAATTTCGAATATTTCAGTCAACAAAAGCAGTTCAAGAGCTACACATAGAAGTCTCTATGCATCATTAGAACACAGatttgacttcttttttcaAATAGGTCAAGACAGAGGCAACAGGAATTTGAAAGCAAGTTTCCTCTTCTCGCTATCAGAAAAGCATTCTTAGGAGGTGAACAAGAAAGTGCTATATGTTCCAAATACATAAAACACTGCAAGTAATACAATAAAATAGGTTTTTATAgaatatgtttatatatatatgttaaaCATAAAGTCTACATTTTAGACTAAATATAACATAAAAGACTTCGGAAAAACAGTCCACTTCCTGCAATAGTCTCTCCTGAGGTCTCCAGAGAGTGGATGACAAAAAAGGTAATTAAATCTTTGTATTACAAGACAGATCACGTTATTACCTGGCAAACTAGATGAGCTGGAGCCTGACTTGATACTGGAGCTAGATAAGGAAGTCCAGTCATACGCAGATTCCGTTCTCTTCAGTGCTTCCTGATAGTTCACGTACAGTTGCTTCCCATACTACGCAAAAGGACAAACAAATTTAACAACTGTGTGGGCTGTGCACCCTTTAGACTGCTGAGCTTTACCTCTGGCTGCTCTATTCCACCTGTTTTTCCCTCTGAGAGAAACAACAGGCTCTTTGTTAAGGAGCTCAGGCAACATTAATtcagtgcaattttttttttaaatttcccaaAAGTGGCAACCCCCTTCCCCCAaccttttgccattttattagagaatttctgaaagagagaaagaaaaccagtttaCTTATGCTAGAAGAGGCAGCGTCAAGCAAGAAATGGGCCAATGGATAAACTAAGCCAACCTGGGAATCTTAGAAAACAATTCTGTTTTCTCAATTCTCCTTCTTTTACCATAAGCCGACGGCTTAAAATCTGTAAGGGAGCTGGCTAAAATCTAGCCATGGTGTCGGTTGGAACTTTATCATGGGACAAAGAAGTGCAGCATAAACAAGAAGAAAGGGCCCAATTACTGAATTGACATAACAACAAAGCCTAGCAAATTTGCTAGGGAATAAAATATGTAAGAAGATTGCACAGTTCATGTTCTGAATAGTTAAACAGAGGGATGTTGGATTTAGCATGTATTTTGCTAAGCAACTGTAAACGGTTTCAAACAGGTAATGACAACAACTCATGCCAGCAGTGCAAGCAGGAGGTCACCTTAGCAATGCGGATGCCATTGATCCATTGGTGCAGAGTTCTTACATCATCACAGCAAAGGTACTTTATATACTGGGATTTCTTCTGGATCTGAGGATGCTGCAGAAAAATTGTTAATCCTCATCAATATTTTAATAGCCAGGAATGCAAGGAAAGCCATTTATCTGTTGAGGTCTATACAGACAAACAATGCTGGAAGCTCTTCAATGGGAGTCTGGTTTTTGAGAATTCAATCCTGTTTAATATAGTAATTTGGTGATTTGTCAGTTCCACACTACAAACATAACTTCACTTTGTCTAAGTTATCCAACTAACGCCATTTCATTAATTtacttaaataagaaaataatggaCAATTTAGTcacattattattttacttcaaCATTTTCATGTCTTCATTTATGCTCAgaatggcttaaaaaaaatttacttaGATAAGGTTTACCCTGTGTGGTCAACAAGTTCGAAAAAATGATTCACTTTTAACCTGTCCAAATGATGTGGACAGAAAGTGACATGTGAGCAGAAGAAATCAATTGACTTCAAGGAATTCATAAATACCTacaaacactgacatttttgcttttaattgcaTTCAATTAACTGTGCCAATGACCTATAAGagcataagaaaatattttcagtttcagttgTATGCTTTCTTCCTTAATATCATGTCCCATTTTTGACATTCAGTGTCTACCTCTCAGTGGGCACAAACGCACGTTGCTCTATCTATTGGAACGCTCTGCCTTTTTCAGAGAGTGGACAGGCAGCCACAGACTCCAGGCACACAAAACATTCCAATGTACTGACAACACCACATGAGCTACAAATCTGACAAGGTAAGTGGTCAAAGGAAAACTCTAAGTGCAACTATAACCACCTCTTGTTACTTGCACCATTTTCAAATCCACGAAGACACTTCGCTTACTGTGAACATACTGTGAAAACctgttttaaaatagctttgtaGTAACTGACACCATTGTGAACACTGTGTGGGAGTCAAGAGAGACGGGGAGATGAGTagatgcaatttaaaataaagtaccTAAGTTTTTAATCTCACAGTTTAAGATCACATCACTGctttcataacatttttttctacttgttcTTTCTACCTGTCCTTTCTACTTAGAAGTTTCTTCCTTTACAGCCTCCCCTTTCCTGCAGGTTGAGAAATGTGGGTAGACTTGACTCCGTAATACCAATTTCTGTACAACTCTGGACTTGCGCTCTGAGAAGATGGCAAGTCCCTGAAGTTTCAAGGGGTATTATCTCACAGAACCTGAATTGTTGTAAATTATGGAGTTaccaaagggagaaaaagggtTTAGTGTTATGTTTTAGAATATGATAACAATTGAAAAGACTAGGACTCATCAATCTGGAAGTAAGACAATTCAGGGcaatatgaaaacatttacaaAGTCACGAGGAGcatgaagaagaggaaacaaCCGTTTGCTAACTGTTCACTTCCTATATTAATTTCTcatatgcaaaatgaaaataatttagagaTTTGCCCTGAAAACTGACAGGCATAGTTTTCCAATTGTTATATTACTATAAAAAGTGTATTCTAAATTATAATCTCTCCCAAGATTCATATTGTGTTAGTCTGCTCTTGCTCACAACTAGGAAGTGTAGTCATTATAAGGGACTAAAATTACTGTGGAAATGTTTCAAGCTCTTTAATTGCTCTTTTCAGTatgagaatttttaaaataattaagaagtTACCTTCAGCACCAAACAATAATCTGTGGGTGCTTTGTATTTGTTCCGATAGTCCTGTCCATAGTAAACATTGACATGATCTAGCTGTAGAAAGCACACGAGATCCCTTGAGAcctattaaatacaaaaaaaaaattacaagataACCACACTCACGGGCAAAATCAGTCTAGTACTAAGATCCAATATTAATAGAAGGTCTAGTTAAGATCTAACATTAGTTTCAATCTGATTTGAAAACTACCAATGCAAGAACAATACAGCCACACATAAACTCTTGTATCAGATATTCATTTTTAACTAggatattattttctaaattcagtctgggggtttttttgtgttttgcctGCATTTTGCCTTTGACAACATTTTGGAGCAAACTACTGATCTTTATTCAGAGTTGGTATGAACAGAAAGTAACTAAGATTGGTCGACCAGGAACTTTTTAACAGCTGCTGGTTACATTTCATCTTGGCAATAATCAAGGTGTCCAAATTCCAGTGTGACGGTGAGTATAATTCTAATGATGTTTGGCAGTGATTGTAGGGCAGAGAATTTCAACAGGCTATCTTGCATATAGATTgttttaatgaaggaaaaggCTGTGGAAAGAACGTATTCAGCTCTAAAGAGATTTCACTTTCGTTGGCAGGTGTGTGGGAAGCGGAattcctgcactgggcatcgGCTGATGCTGGCAGGACTGAAGGATTCATGGACAACTTGAACTCACAGTAGTTCAGCCTTGAAGCTATAATGCATTTATAGCGGCTTTCtatttacttttcattattGATATACATAGAACAGCAGTAAGCGACACTGAAGAAATGGGATTGTATTcaccagtttaaaaaaaacatagcACAAATTGGTCCAAAAATAATCCCATTTACAGGAACTAACTAAAACCAATAAAATTATGCAGACTAATTGTGCAGATCTGAGATTTTATGACTGGCATTTGCAGTGCAATTTGTCCTTCATCTGCATTCTGCCTGACAAAAGACAACTTCTTAACTCCACCAATCATTTTTCCTCAGGTGTTTCTGAACACCTAACCCCGAGCTCACTCAAAAAGTAGACCCTTGtcttcttgtatttttaaatttggggTTACACCCTTAACACCAAGCATTATCACAGTAATTTACGCACTATTTCCACTATAAAGCTGCACTTTTAATTGAGGAATGTGGCACTAGCCAAGGCGCAGCTAGGCCAAAATTTAAGGCCGACTCTTGTGTGCACAATTTACTGACAATAACGAATTCAGcgaaattgctttaaaatagcatacctttgccttccctttagGGACATAGTAGATTCCAGAAGCTCGAAGAAGAAAGTAACGTTTCTTCCAAGACTTCTTACCATCCTCTTTCAGCCACAAAACTCCCTCAATCTCTGGTACGGTTACAGAACTTCCACAGAAACATTCCTGCCAATAAACACAACAGtttgggaagaggaaaagacaCAGAAGATACAGCATGCCgtgatttgtttttaatgactgaaatgctgaaattctTTATCTAAGGAATGCACACATAAGAGGGACcgctctttttttcctgcagtaatATGAATTAGAGATTAATTGTAGAAGCTATAAGGTAATTCGGACGAACACAATAGGGGATCTTAGCATTTTCTCAGTGtaagaacaataataaaaatattagcagCTACTGTAAACATTTTCTAACCAGTGCTTCTCAGTAATAGGTGCCCCAATGGCTTTACTGGCTTTAAAGTTGTAAGGTCACCCTACAGATATAGCCTCACAAGTCTAAGTATACACAAAATCTAATTACATATCCATCAGATACAGCTTTAATTCATTTAATGAGTATTTGGTTGCTACTAACTGCCAACACTACAACTTCTGTGAAGGTCCTATTTATAAAGAGctaacagaggaaaacaaatgctttaaaTACACTCCAGATTAATATGCAGCACAGAGATTTGAGTAATCCTAGACGAAAGAACTAGACAGAATTACACGCCTCTGCATGTCATGGCTTCAAGCATCTTTTTGATAAACAGCGTTCATATGAACTCTTATTAAAACTCAATAATATACTAAGAGCATGCATATGCTACTTATTGCATTAAGTATAAATCCAAAATTAATTACCCAAAATGTTTACTTTTGTGTAACTATTGAAATCATAATCATGATTCTGGAAATCAAGTAGAAGTTATGACACTTCAGCACGGTCACCAAACCATTCAGTTTTCAGCTTGTGGAGGCTGTGTTTACTGTTTACTGTATTTGCttggcaattttttttgttgtccttcATTCTGTATGTCCTTAGTTCTGTAAACTACTTAATGTATTCCATATGAGACGCATCTCCCCTTATCTTCTATAGCTTGAAGACTCTGAGgctttttttaactttatgaagcagaaagtttcaaaggttcacagcttgcagaagttatgcCAAGCAAACTTACTTATGCCAAGTAAATTCTATATtagcagtttctaaacaagttctacaagaagcagtataccaaataattcaagGAGCTAAGGCAGTCTATTTCCTAACACATATTAATTGACTTCCTTTTCTgtcacttattttttaaatttaatatttggttgtttattttaaaacgtaattgaaacaattttaaactattttgcTTACtaactatatttaaaatattaacatagaCCAGTCACCAAATCGATGCTATAGAATTTTGTAGAGAATAACCATTTGGAGAGTACTAGTAAAAAAGTCTCTACCACTGCAGGTCAAAAAACCAGGTGACAGTTCTGCAGACTTTGACAGGTTTTAGCCACAGTTACAGGTAACCTCATTTTATCACTGTGTATGCTGTTTTagttattaaacaaaataa includes these proteins:
- the RAPH1 gene encoding ras-associated and pleckstrin homology domains-containing protein 1 isoform X1, which gives rise to MEQLSDEELDHGAEEDSDKEDQDLDKMFGAWLGELDKLTQSLDTDKAVAPVKRSPLRQETNLANFSYRFSMYNLNEALNQGETVDLDALMADLCSIEQELSSIGSHSANNAAVKHLATESKAQKPPASRPSAKPSSMKGLSSSSGKVTKPSHANVSLDDITAQLEKASLSMDEAAQQSVEEDTKPVVTAQHRRTASAGTVSDAEVRSISNSSRSSITSAASSMDSLDIDKVTRPQELDLTSQGQVITEHSYLDRETSLLLRNIAGKPSHLLTKEEQAAKLKAEKIRVALEKIKEAQVKKLVIRVHMSDDSSKTMMVDERQTVRQVLDNLMDKSHCGYSLDWSLVETISELQMERIFEDHENLVENLLNWTRDSQNKLMFVERIEKYALFKNPQNYLLGKKETSEMADRNKEVLLEECFCGSSVTVPEIEGVLWLKEDGKKSWKKRYFLLRASGIYYVPKGKAKVSRDLVCFLQLDHVNVYYGQDYRNKYKAPTDYCLVLKHPQIQKKSQYIKYLCCDDVRTLHQWINGIRIAKYGKQLYVNYQEALKRTESAYDWTSLSSSSIKSGSSSSSLPESQSNHSNQSDSGVSDTQPAGHVRSQSIVSSMFSEAWKRGTQLEESSKARMEPAGRPFTSVAAPVSPQTKAAAPYAASQPAPPLPPPPPPPPPPPPPPPPPPPLPSQAAPSAGSPATMFVKYSTITRLQNAAQHGGPFSKAPAVQQPPPPPPASAKAQMLVPPNGVMPPPPPPPPPPTPGSAMAQLKPAPCAPSVPQFTPPPPPPKIHQVQPSLSQATATAASSLPPPPPPVPAPPPPQAPPKPVTAALPPQPAGKAASPGGTHVTPPVPAPLPLAIKKQPSVTSPQVPPLPPAPPGPTPPPTFPKQQSFSVKPPPSPQSPAPSVVKQIVSQFPPPPTPPATEPQPLKPLPLSVAPQSPPAVKAKPKWQPASAPSPDFPPPPPESSLVFPPPPPSPASSAGSPPLDKSGSPVKKTGKTSSPGGKKPPPTPQRNSSIKSTSSTEYHESKRPSVDRLVSKFAHPPEPSGSPSKESSPSAPPPKPGKLNLSGVGLPIVLPQGGILAKPPAPGVSGKEPVVEFPSPPSDSDFPPPPPEIDLPLPPVEIPSVFSGSISPKVAVVNPQPQVWSKPSVKKAPPPTRPKRNDSTRLTQAEVSEPPGSAGPQVPTSPKSSLSVQPGFLADLNRTLQRKSITRHGSLSSARMSRTEPTATMDDMALPPPPPELLADQQKTSSFGGSHISGYATLRRGPPPAPPKRDQNTKLSRDW